Within the Marinobacter qingdaonensis genome, the region AGGTACGCCTGGTGTTCCCGAACGCGGAAGGCCGGGGCACGCACGTGAACATCAGTGGCATTTCGCTGACCAAGAGTGCGCCGAATCGCGAGAACGCCATCCGGTTGATGGAATTCCTGTCCTCCGCCGAGGCACAGCGGATCTACGCCGAGGCCAACACCGAATACCCGGCGAATCCGGACGTCACGCCGTCCGGCCTGGTCGCCGAGTGGGGTGCGATCAACCCGGACCAGCTGTCGCTGCAGGAAATCGCCGAAAACCGCAACGCCGCGGTGAAACTGGTTGACCGCGTCGACTACGACGGCGAGTGATGCCAGACGACCGGAAACCGCCGCCGCGGTTTCCGGTCCCTTCCTTTTTTCTCCTACCTGCCCCTTGCCTGTTGTCGACAAAGCGGCGTTGCAGGCAGCACATCAGCTGTCTACAATCGACACCCTTTCTCATTTCGATTCAACAACAGGAACACTATGACCGAGGCCGTCACCAGGGTTGAACCAGGGCTGTCCCAGCCCCTGATGGCGAAACGCACCTCACGCCGCTGGCTGATCTCCGCCGTGCTGACCACCGCCATCGTGGCCTTGCCGGTTCTGTCCGTGGTGTTCCTCGCACTGTTTCCTGAAGAAAACATCTGGCCGCACCTGCTGGACACCACCCTGCCCCGCTATCTGACCACCACCCTGCAGTTGATGATCGGCGTGGGTGCCCTGACCCTGGTGATCGGATTGTCCTCGGCCTGGGCCGTGACCATGTGCGAGTTTCCCGGCCGCAAGTTTTTCGAATGGGCCATGCTGTTGCCGTTCGCTGTGCCGGCGTACGTCATTGCCTATGTGTACACCAGCCTGCTGGATTATGCCGGCCCGGTGCAGACCGCCCTGAGGGCCTGGTTCGGCTGGCAGAACGCCAGCGACTACTGGTTTCCGGAGATTCGAAGCCTGGAGGGCGCCACGCTGATGATCGGCCTGGTGCTTTACCCCTACGTTTACCTGTTGGCCCGGGCGGCGTTTCTGGAGCAATCGCCCTCGCTCTTCGCGGTCAGCCGCAGTCTGGGCCATTCGGCCCTCAGCACCTTTTTCCGGGTCGTGCTGCCCATCGCCCGGCCGGCGATCGCCGTCGGACTGTCGCTGGTGCTGATGGAAACCCTGAACGATTTCGGCACCGTCGATTTCTTTGCGGTGCAAACCCTGACCGCAGGCCTGTTCGACACCTGGATGAATCTGGGCAATCTGGGTGGCGCCGCGCAGATTGCCACCACCATGCTGATCTTCATGGTGATCCTCGTGACCCTGGAGCGCTATTCCCGCCGGCGGCAGCAGCAGTTTGCCGCGCGCGATAACCGCGACCCGATTCAGCGCTTTTCCCTTTCCGGACCCCAGCAACTGGCTTGCCTGGCCGCCTGCGCACTGCCGCTGCTGTTCGGCTTCATCATCCCTGGCTTCACTCTGGGCCTGTACGCATGGGAGTATTTTGGCGAAAGCTGGAATCCGGATTTCATCGAAAACACCCTGAACAGCCTGTTCCTGTCCGGAACCGCCGCGCTCACCACACTGCTGATCGGTGTCACCCTGGCGTACAGCCGCCGGCTGCACAACACTCGGGGCATGCAGGTCCTGATGCGGCTATCCAGCCTGGGCTATGCCATGCCCGGAGCGGTTCTGGCGGTGGGTGTCATTGTGCCCCTGGCCGGGTTTGATAACTGGTTCGATGGCCTGATGCGGGAATGGTTTGGCGTTAGCACCGGACTGCTGCTCAGCGGGTCGGCGTTCGCCCTGGTGTTTGCCTACACCGTGCGTTTTCTTGCGGTCTCGGCGGGCAGCGTGGAGAGCGCCCTGCAGAAGGTAACGCCGAGCATGGACATGGCCTCGCGCTCGCTCGGCCACAGCCCGGGGAAAACCCTGGTTCGGGTGCACCTGCCCATGCTCCGGGGCACCCTGCTCACAGCCGCGCTGGTGGTGTTCGTGGATTGCATGAAGGAATTGCCGGCCACGCTGATCCTCCGGCCGTTCAATTTCGAGACCCTGGCGACCTACGTGTACCAGTTTGCCTCCGACGAGCGGCTGTACCACAGCGCCCTGCCGGCCTTGATCATCGTGCTCGCCGGCATTGTCCCGATCATCCTGATGAGCCGGTCCATCTCCAAGACCCGGACCATCGGATAGCGAGGCTCAGCGCGCCGCGTGGGGTGTCACTTTGGAATGCACATCCTTGACCACGAAGCGCCCCTGGAATACCGCCACCGGCCGCCCCAGAGGCTCTGGGGTTGGCTCGCCGCAAAAGACTTCGGCGGTCAGATCCAGTCGGCCCTTGCCGTGGCGCGCCAGACTCTTGCGGAATTTGGCCGGGATCTCACCGCCGGGCAGCCGGCAAATGACGTAGAAGTCCTGATCCACTGGAGCCACATAGTCGATGTTGCCGCTCTGCACCACCACTGCACCGCGCAGGCCCAGGTCCGACAGAGCCAACTCGGTCAGGCCCCAGGCGGCCGTGACCGCCGCCGAATAGACACTGCCCCCGAACCCGGTGCCCTGATGGTTCCGGTTCTGGGCCAGGGGTGCACTTAACAGCAGTGCATGACCGTCCCAGGAAAGAAGGCGGATGCCCAGGGCCTGGGACAGAGGGATTTCTTCGTTGATACGATCCTGGAAAAGGGCCAGTTTGCTCATTTTATCCTCCTGATCCTCAACCAGTTTAGGCGCCTGTACCGGCTTTCCCTATGCGACTTATGTCGGCTCCAGACCCACAAAAAAGGCCCGGCAGTGCCGGGCCTTTGGGTCAATGCTGGCCTGCAACTCCGGCCATCACTGCCAGATCACCGCCTGACGCTGGGCGTACCAGTTGTCGACCTTTTCCTGATACGCATCTTCAACCACGTTGCGTTTCAGCTTGAGGGTCGGGGTCAGGAAGCTGTTTTCGATCGACCACTCGTCACTGACCACCGTGATGAATGCCAGTTGCTCGTGCGGATCGACCGTCTTGTTCACTTCCTGGATCAGGTTCTTGAAGCTGGCTTCAAGCTCCTTACGGAAGTTCTCATCGGCGGCCTTGGGGCGAATGTCCTCTCCCAGCATCACCAGGGCGTGGGGCTGGGTCTGGTTGGCGCCAGACACGCACACCATTTCGATGGCGTCATGGGACATCAGGCGATTTTCGATGGGCGCCGGGGCAATGTACTTGCCCTTGCTGGTCTTGAAGATTTCCTTGATGCGACCGGTCAGCTTGAGCCGGCCCAGGTCGTCAATTTCACCCTTGTCGCCGGTCTTGAGGAACCCGTCCTCGGTGAAGGCCTCGCGGGTTTTCTCCTCGTCCTTGTAGTAGCCCATCATGGTCGCGGGGCTCTTGACCAACACCTCACCCTGCTCGCTGATCTTCACCTCAACGCCGGGCAGCGCTTCCCCGACATAGCCGGTGCGTGAGCGCCCGGGCTTGTTCATGTGGGAGTAGGCAAAGTTCTCGGACATGCCGTAACCCTCAAGGAGTTCCAGACCGAGGTTGCGGTACCAGTCCAGGACATCGCTGGACAGGGGCGCGGAGCCACTGCCGGCCAATTTGACCTTGCTCAGGCCCAGACCCTTGAGAATCTTTTTCTTGATCAGCTTGTTGACCACCGGAATCTTCATCAGCCGTTCCAGCTTCTGCTTCGGCAGCTTTTGCAGCACACCGTGCTGGAACTTCACCCACAGCCGCGGTACCGACAGGAACAGCGTCGGCTGGGCGCGCTGCAGATCCTGGACAAAGGTGTCCAGAGACTCCGCGAAATAGAGCTGGAAGCCGGTGTACAGGGAACCAAGCTCAACGAAGGTGCGCTCAAACACGTGCGCCAGGGGAAGGTAGGACAGCATCCGCTCCTGCGAACCCACGCCCAGCACCTGGGTGCCACCAGCGGCGGCAAAGGCCATGTTGCGGAAACTCAGCATCACGCCCTTGGGACGGCCGGTGCTGCCCGAGGTGTAAACGATGGTGGCCAGCTCGTCCGGATCGCGCTGGGTGTTCTCCGCCAGCGGCGGGTACTTGGCCACGATGTCGTCCCAGGTTTCAAATTCGTTGGGCGGACTCAGCGGGAAGGAAATGCAACGGACCGATTCCGGGACACCGGGCTTCATCATGTCCCAATCGTCCAGCTTGCCCACGAACAGGACATCGCACTCCGCGTGGTTCAGGATGTAGTTGACCGTATCGGCGTTCAGGGTCGGGTACAGGGGCACGGAAATGTGACCGGCCATCCAGATGGCCCAATCGGTCATGATCCACTGCGCGCAGTTTTTGGAAATCAGGCCAATTCGGCTCTTTTCCGGCAGGTTGAGCGATTTCAGATAGGCGGCCATCCGTCGCGCCTCATCGACCGCGCGACCCCAGGTGTATTCCACAACTTTGCCGTCACCAATCGGCTGGGTCATGTACAGGGAGTTGGCCTTGTTGGTCTCCCAATGGTAGACCATATCCAACGGGAGCTTGTTTGTTGTGTCCATCAATCTTCCTTGTTTTCGTTGTTCGAATAATTCGCCATCATTATTAGACTTTCGTAGGGTATTTCAACACACAATGGCGCGTCAAAGTGTGACCGAAGCAAAACAATTTTATTTGTCGAACGTTTCAATCTCCGGTCAGGGCTCGCGACAATCCCTACCCAGAAGCCCCCTCGCCTGTGGTAAACTTGCGCTCCTTCGAAATTCCGAACGCTAAAACCTACCAATCCAGAACGACTCGGAGACCCAGGCATATGGCCAAGAGAACCCTGCGCACCCTGATCGGTGCGGCACTTCTGGCAGCAACAGGTCTGGTGCAGGCCCAGGAAGCCCGCACCGTCGCCATCACGCAGATCGTTGAACATCCGGCACTGGACGCCGTTTATCAGGGCGTAAAGGATGAACTCGCCGAGCAGGGCTTCAAGGAAGGCCAGAACCTGACCGTCATGCACGAGAGTGCCCAGGGCAACTCGGCCATTGCCTCCCAGATCGCCCGGAAATTCGTGGGCGCCAGCCCCGACGTGATCGTTGCCATCGCCACACCGTCGGCACAGACCGTCGCTGCGGCGGCACGCAACCTGCCGGTCATTTTCTCCGCCGTCACCGATCCGGTCGGCGCCAAACTGGTTCCCAGCCTCGAGGCTTCCGGCACCAACATTTCCGGCGTCAGCGACATGCTGCCCATCGACAAGCATCTGGACATGCTCCAGCGAGTCATGCCGGACGCCAAGCGCATCGGCACCGTGTACAACCCGGGCGAGGCCAACGCCGTGTCTCTGGTCAACCTGCTGGAAGAGCGCCTGGCGGCGCGTGACCTGGAACTGGTCAAGGCCGCTGCGACCAAGACCTCCGAAGTGCTGGGCGCTTCCCGCTCCCTGGTGGGCGAGGCCGATGCCATCTACCTGACCACCGACAACACCGTGATCAGCGCTGCCGAGGCGGTGGTGTCCGTGGGTGAACGGGCCAAGATACCGGTCTTCGCCGCCGACACCGCCACCGTGGCCCGCGGTGCGGTTGCAGCCCTC harbors:
- a CDS encoding iron ABC transporter permease, whose product is MTEAVTRVEPGLSQPLMAKRTSRRWLISAVLTTAIVALPVLSVVFLALFPEENIWPHLLDTTLPRYLTTTLQLMIGVGALTLVIGLSSAWAVTMCEFPGRKFFEWAMLLPFAVPAYVIAYVYTSLLDYAGPVQTALRAWFGWQNASDYWFPEIRSLEGATLMIGLVLYPYVYLLARAAFLEQSPSLFAVSRSLGHSALSTFFRVVLPIARPAIAVGLSLVLMETLNDFGTVDFFAVQTLTAGLFDTWMNLGNLGGAAQIATTMLIFMVILVTLERYSRRRQQQFAARDNRDPIQRFSLSGPQQLACLAACALPLLFGFIIPGFTLGLYAWEYFGESWNPDFIENTLNSLFLSGTAALTTLLIGVTLAYSRRLHNTRGMQVLMRLSSLGYAMPGAVLAVGVIVPLAGFDNWFDGLMREWFGVSTGLLLSGSAFALVFAYTVRFLAVSAGSVESALQKVTPSMDMASRSLGHSPGKTLVRVHLPMLRGTLLTAALVVFVDCMKELPATLILRPFNFETLATYVYQFASDERLYHSALPALIIVLAGIVPIILMSRSISKTRTIG
- a CDS encoding AMP-binding protein, which encodes MDTTNKLPLDMVYHWETNKANSLYMTQPIGDGKVVEYTWGRAVDEARRMAAYLKSLNLPEKSRIGLISKNCAQWIMTDWAIWMAGHISVPLYPTLNADTVNYILNHAECDVLFVGKLDDWDMMKPGVPESVRCISFPLSPPNEFETWDDIVAKYPPLAENTQRDPDELATIVYTSGSTGRPKGVMLSFRNMAFAAAGGTQVLGVGSQERMLSYLPLAHVFERTFVELGSLYTGFQLYFAESLDTFVQDLQRAQPTLFLSVPRLWVKFQHGVLQKLPKQKLERLMKIPVVNKLIKKKILKGLGLSKVKLAGSGSAPLSSDVLDWYRNLGLELLEGYGMSENFAYSHMNKPGRSRTGYVGEALPGVEVKISEQGEVLVKSPATMMGYYKDEEKTREAFTEDGFLKTGDKGEIDDLGRLKLTGRIKEIFKTSKGKYIAPAPIENRLMSHDAIEMVCVSGANQTQPHALVMLGEDIRPKAADENFRKELEASFKNLIQEVNKTVDPHEQLAFITVVSDEWSIENSFLTPTLKLKRNVVEDAYQEKVDNWYAQRQAVIWQ
- a CDS encoding ABC transporter substrate-binding protein produces the protein MAKRTLRTLIGAALLAATGLVQAQEARTVAITQIVEHPALDAVYQGVKDELAEQGFKEGQNLTVMHESAQGNSAIASQIARKFVGASPDVIVAIATPSAQTVAAAARNLPVIFSAVTDPVGAKLVPSLEASGTNISGVSDMLPIDKHLDMLQRVMPDAKRIGTVYNPGEANAVSLVNLLEERLAARDLELVKAAATKTSEVLGASRSLVGEADAIYLTTDNTVISAAEAVVSVGERAKIPVFAADTATVARGAVAALGFNYYNHGRQAGAMVARVLNGTKPGEMPVETMDTLDLFVNPAAAERMGITLSEDLIRDAKEVVNSDK
- a CDS encoding thioesterase domain-containing protein; translated protein: MSKLALFQDRINEEIPLSQALGIRLLSWDGHALLLSAPLAQNRNHQGTGFGGSVYSAAVTAAWGLTELALSDLGLRGAVVVQSGNIDYVAPVDQDFYVICRLPGGEIPAKFRKSLARHGKGRLDLTAEVFCGEPTPEPLGRPVAVFQGRFVVKDVHSKVTPHAAR